A section of the Oryzias melastigma strain HK-1 linkage group LG2, ASM292280v2, whole genome shotgun sequence genome encodes:
- the LOC112145048 gene encoding gastrula zinc finger protein XlCGF28.1 isoform X2: MSSEPQNSAAEEQNEQELCRQRGLWNPQLQLHVIVVPHRCVSFTVEQEEPEHSQIKEVLQETEPPQIKEEWQETELPQIKEELQETELPQFKEEQQETELPRIKEEQEGICISQDEKQLDLKQETDTLRKIPTYEESEYGEKYLNNQLHLNATVSQHDKGSQNEQSISNTDDVTDVQSVDTTGEKLFTCEECNISFSLKSIFKRHMGTHKGNKSFSCKGCDMSFSHKSSLKIHIRKHAGVKSFSCTECDATLSCKSSLKTHMRTHTGEKLFSCKECDTSFSHKSSLTIHTRNHAGVKPYCCPDCDACFSQIFHLKTHMMTHTGEKPFYCQECNKGFRVASTLKTHMSTHKKEKPFVCRECDTGCITKSGLKAHMRIHTGEKPFSCEECNKSFAASYSLKAHMITHSGKKPFSCKECNKCFRDVSYLKTHMRIHTGEKPFFCKECNASFSKTSYLKTHMRTHTGEKPFFLSRML; encoded by the exons atgtcttcagaacctcagaattctgctgctgaagaacaGAACGAGCAGGAGCTTTGTCGTCAACGCGGACTATGGAATCCACAGCTTCAGCTGCACGTTATAG TCGTCCCGCATCGTTGTGTGAGCTTCACAGTGGaacaagaggaaccagaacaTTCACAGATTAAAGAGGTGCTGCAAGAaacagaacctccacagatcaAAGAGGAGTGGCAAGAAACGGAACTTCCCCAGATTAAAGAGGAGCTGCAAGAAACAGAGCTTCCACAGTTTAAAGAGGAGCAGCAAGAAACAGAACTTCCACGAATTAAAGAGGAGCAAGAAGGGatctgcatcagtcaggatgaaaagcagcttgatctgaagcaggagactgatACCTTGAGGAAGATTCCAACTTATGAGGAAAGTGAGTACGGTGAAAAATATCTCAACAATCAGCTGCACTTGAATGCAACTGTTAGTCAGCATGACAAAGGAAGCCAAAACGAACAATCAATATCTAATACAGATGATGTGACAG atgtccaaagtgtggacaCTACAGGAGAGAAACTTTTCACTTGTGAAGAATGTAATATTAGTTTTAGTcttaaatccatttttaaaagacaCATGGGAACTCACAAAGgaaataaatctttttcttgtaaagGATGTGATATGAGCTTTAGTCATAAATCAAGTCTAAAAATACACAtcagaaaacatgcaggagtgAAATCTTTTTCTTGTACAGAATGTGATGCAACCTTAAGTTGCAAGTCaagtctcaaaacacacatgagaactcacacaggagagaaactgttttcttgtaaagaatgtgacacaAGCTTTAGTCATAAATCAAGTCTAACAATTCACACTAGAAATCATGCAGGAGTCAAACCTTATTGTTGTCCAGATTGTGATGCATGTTTTAGTCAGATATTTCatctgaaaacacacatgatgactcacacaggagagaaacCATTTTATTGCCAAGAATGTAATAAAGGGTTTAGGGTTGCTTCTACACTCAAAACGCATATGAGTACCCACAAAAAAGAGAAGCCTTTTGTATGTAGAGAATGTGATACAGGTTGTATTACAAAATCTGGTCTCAAAGCACACATGAGGattcacacaggagaaaaaccCTTTTCTTGTGAAGAATGCAATAAAAGTTTTGCTGCTTCATATTCTCTCAAAGCACACATGATAACTCACTCTGGAAAGAAgcccttttcttgtaaagaatgtaatAAATGCTTTCGTGATGTATCATATCTCAAAACTCATATGAGAATTCACACTGgagaaaaaccctttttttgtaaagagtGTAATGCAAGTTTTAGTAAAACATCttatctcaaaacacacatgaggactcacacaggagagaagcccttttttttgtcaagaatgttgtaa
- the LOC112145048 gene encoding gastrula zinc finger protein XlCGF28.1 isoform X1, whose amino-acid sequence MSSEPQNSAAEEQNEQELCRQRGLWNPQLQLHVIVVPHRCVSFTVEQEEPEHSQIKEVLQETEPPQIKEEWQETELPQIKEELQETELPQFKEEQQETELPRIKEEQEGICISQDEKQLDLKQETDTLRKIPTYEESEYGEKYLNNQLHLNATVSQHDKGSQNEQSISNTDDVTDTQKRDQRGRSHVQSVDTTGEKLFTCEECNISFSLKSIFKRHMGTHKGNKSFSCKGCDMSFSHKSSLKIHIRKHAGVKSFSCTECDATLSCKSSLKTHMRTHTGEKLFSCKECDTSFSHKSSLTIHTRNHAGVKPYCCPDCDACFSQIFHLKTHMMTHTGEKPFYCQECNKGFRVASTLKTHMSTHKKEKPFVCRECDTGCITKSGLKAHMRIHTGEKPFSCEECNKSFAASYSLKAHMITHSGKKPFSCKECNKCFRDVSYLKTHMRIHTGEKPFFCKECNASFSKTSYLKTHMRTHTGEKPFFLSRML is encoded by the exons atgtcttcagaacctcagaattctgctgctgaagaacaGAACGAGCAGGAGCTTTGTCGTCAACGCGGACTATGGAATCCACAGCTTCAGCTGCACGTTATAG TCGTCCCGCATCGTTGTGTGAGCTTCACAGTGGaacaagaggaaccagaacaTTCACAGATTAAAGAGGTGCTGCAAGAaacagaacctccacagatcaAAGAGGAGTGGCAAGAAACGGAACTTCCCCAGATTAAAGAGGAGCTGCAAGAAACAGAGCTTCCACAGTTTAAAGAGGAGCAGCAAGAAACAGAACTTCCACGAATTAAAGAGGAGCAAGAAGGGatctgcatcagtcaggatgaaaagcagcttgatctgaagcaggagactgatACCTTGAGGAAGATTCCAACTTATGAGGAAAGTGAGTACGGTGAAAAATATCTCAACAATCAGCTGCACTTGAATGCAACTGTTAGTCAGCATGACAAAGGAAGCCAAAACGAACAATCAATATCTAATACAGATGATGTGACAGACACACAGAAAAGAGATCAGAGAGgcagaagtcatgtccaaagtgtggacaCTACAGGAGAGAAACTTTTCACTTGTGAAGAATGTAATATTAGTTTTAGTcttaaatccatttttaaaagacaCATGGGAACTCACAAAGgaaataaatctttttcttgtaaagGATGTGATATGAGCTTTAGTCATAAATCAAGTCTAAAAATACACAtcagaaaacatgcaggagtgAAATCTTTTTCTTGTACAGAATGTGATGCAACCTTAAGTTGCAAGTCaagtctcaaaacacacatgagaactcacacaggagagaaactgttttcttgtaaagaatgtgacacaAGCTTTAGTCATAAATCAAGTCTAACAATTCACACTAGAAATCATGCAGGAGTCAAACCTTATTGTTGTCCAGATTGTGATGCATGTTTTAGTCAGATATTTCatctgaaaacacacatgatgactcacacaggagagaaacCATTTTATTGCCAAGAATGTAATAAAGGGTTTAGGGTTGCTTCTACACTCAAAACGCATATGAGTACCCACAAAAAAGAGAAGCCTTTTGTATGTAGAGAATGTGATACAGGTTGTATTACAAAATCTGGTCTCAAAGCACACATGAGGattcacacaggagaaaaaccCTTTTCTTGTGAAGAATGCAATAAAAGTTTTGCTGCTTCATATTCTCTCAAAGCACACATGATAACTCACTCTGGAAAGAAgcccttttcttgtaaagaatgtaatAAATGCTTTCGTGATGTATCATATCTCAAAACTCATATGAGAATTCACACTGgagaaaaaccctttttttgtaaagagtGTAATGCAAGTTTTAGTAAAACATCttatctcaaaacacacatgaggactcacacaggagagaagcccttttttttgtcaagaatgttgtaa